Proteins from one Mugil cephalus isolate CIBA_MC_2020 chromosome 15, CIBA_Mcephalus_1.1, whole genome shotgun sequence genomic window:
- the zmp:0000001168 gene encoding signal-induced proliferation-associated protein 1 isoform X1 encodes MQSDDLFIRKFRRQNVRPPIAAVNFDHKREASVVEWPPRRDGDGAEADSLTPSRVGLNLRSVGRGHIMQRSNSDVTLGDLDSSGKAGGKAVRAVGEKVGAAQGDSGVLLHREYGSLSSLERQTQAQEPSAHDQGPMSPNALRFKDPFLLLGLHGDPPEPDGFFRGLSSSTGDSPKPAKPPKPEGLSKKSKPVAPQIPQPGPYDNLGGGAWVRNFAHYDVQSILFDLTEAATNRDSIGRKKNITSGASAASQLRPLSQSTPSSPAQGGGGNGGNADDPEQSLLDEGDGNDNELLLSCPHFRNETGGEEQVGLGRSQGRRGLWSSLRTPNDAVSVLEEPRESHVQQQGKSNYFIEHADLGAHYYRKYFYMKEHQNFFGMDDRLGPVAISFRREEKEASSGAQYNYRIIFRTTEMKTLRGSIMEESVPSAARHTTPRGLSPKRLLEFIMPELNLHCLRLASNSPKVRDTLLKLDEQGLNFQRKVGVMYCRAGQSSEEDMYNNESSGPAFEEFLDLLGERVRLKGWEKYRAQLDNRTDSTGTHSLYTRYQDYEIMFHVSTMLPYTANNTQQLLRKRHIGNDIVTIVFQEPGALPFTPKSIRSHFQHVFIIVQVHEPCTDNTYYRIAVTRSKDIPLFGPLFPKGARFPRSLAFRDFLLAKAVNAENAAEKSEKFRSMATRTRQEYLKDLAENYVTTTPIDSSTKFPLLSLGGKRKDKLKGAKGAELHSAGALVWAVMVSNRDESETAELRLPCLLGVSAESVVLIERYTRRVVFNCSCRDVIGWKAVIETKEGGPCLDIFYERGDSVSIAAMESQSEDIREVVQRLELVTRGCEALEVTPLRDGVGQPGFLMNEEGFVTELQRFCYAESGGLQLWARVVRLCGHSLVHLSPEERTRLLRTAHKIHITVIPPDENGKPRRSFSELYQKAIKDAECKPGEDQSGEAWVLDEREEEEEEEEEEQEEVNEAELKMSGVDQPDTVEVQLEAGEGEELSYDKGQNQKDHGSVLLTPPSLPLLRATSLQDQPANQTQEDSAQQITRSISLERQSSFGDASDGHVYDNIRVKAERHIYENVGELRDTTPDLILAVKPKAALEDEQFMGTEFDDDKASASDSSLSSSRLSCDRAERNSRALSLHNSITKILSETTDSTEEEWQSIADLATACRSILEALSREDRKAGDPSQAGADQTDGKLRDSKESDSPGHLEEKVSQLEAMLKKLQDDLQKNTVCTELEGCLTKKNKNITKNKITNYSQHKVQLHFQSFQPHPMALTRWMELLSLQTKGLCV; translated from the exons ATGCAGTCAGATGACCTCTTCATACGGAAGTTTCGCCGTCAGAACGTGCGGCCCCCTATTGCCGCCGTCAACTTTGACCACAAAAGAGAAGCAAGTGTAGTGGAGTGGCCACCCAGGAGGGATGGTGATGGAGCGGAGGCAGACAGTCTCACCCCCAGCCGTGTGGGGCTGAACTTGCGGTCTGTGGGCCGGGGCCACATCATGCAAAGAAGTAACAGCGATGTAACCTTAGGAGACTTGGACTCCTCCGGGAAGGCAGGGGGGAAAGCAGTCCGTGCTGTTGGTGAGAAGGTGGGTGCAGCTCAGGGGGACTCAGGGGTGCTTCTACACAGGGAATATGGCAGCCTGTCGTCACTGGAGAGGCAGACTCAAGCCCAAGAACCGAGCGCACATGACCAGGGGCCCATGAGTCCGAATGCCCTCCGATTCAAAGATCCCTTCCTTCTTTTAGGACTGCACGGTGACCCCCCAGAGCCTGATGGGTTCTTCCGGGGTTTGTCCAGTTCCACAGGGGACTCTCCAAAACCTGCCAAGCCACCAAAACCTGAAGGTCTTAGTAAGAAGTCCAAACCTGTGGCCCCTCAGATCCCTCAACCAGGCCCTTATGACAACCTTGGGGGCGGAGCCTGGGTGAGGAACTTTGCCCACTATGATGTTCAGAGCATCCTGTTTGACCTCACCGAGGCTGCCACAAATAGAGACAGCATTGGACGGAAAAAGAACATCACCTCAGGGGCTTCAGCTGCCTCCCAGCTGCGCCCCCTCTCTCAGTCCACCCCTTCCTCACCTGCACAGGGTGGGGGAGGCAACGGGGGGAATGCAGATGACCCTGAGCAGTCACTGCTGGATGAAGGGGATGGCAATGATAACGAGCTCCTCCTCAGCTGTCCCCATTTCCGCAATGAGACAGGGGGAGAAGAGCAGGTGGGCTTGGGTCGATCCCAGGGCAGGAGGGGACTCTGGTCAAGCCTGCGAACTCCCAACGATGCAGTTTCGGTCCTAGAGGAGCCCAGAGAAAGCCACGTCCAACAGCAGGGCAAGAGCAACTACTTCATAGAGCATGCTGATCTGGGAGCCCATTACTATCGCAAATATTTCTACATGAAAG AACATCAGAATTTCTTTGGAATGGATGATCGACTTGGTCCAGTGGCCATCAGTTTCCGTCGGGAGGAGAAGGAAGCATCCAGCGGAGCTCAGTACAATTACAGAATCATCTTCCGCACCACAGAG ATGAAGACCCTGCGAGGCTCCATCATGGAGGAGTCGGTGCCCTCTGCTGCTCGTCACACAACGCCCAGGGGCTTGTCTCCCAAGAGGCTGCTTGAGTTCATCATGCCTGAACTGAACCTGCACTGCCTTCGCTTGGCCTCCAACTCCCCCAAGGTCAGGGACACCCTGCTCAAGCTGGATGAACAGGGG CTGAACTTCCAGAGAAAGGTTGGCGTGATGTACTGCCGGGCCGGGCAGAGCTCAGAGGAAGACATGTACAACAATGAGAGCTCAGGACCAGCATTTGAAGAGTTTCTGGATCTGCTCGGGGAGCGGGTGCGGCTGAAGGGCTGGGAGAAATACCGAGCTCAGCTGGACAACAGGA CGGACTCAACTGGAACGCACTCCCTCTACACGCGCTACCAGGACTATGAGATTATGTTTCATGTGTCCACTATGCTACCCTACACGGCTAACAAcacacagcag TTGCTGCGGAAGCGGCACATCGGTAACGACATAGTCACGATCGTGTTCCAGGAGCCAGGCGCTCTGCCCTTTACTCCAAAGTCCATCCGCTCCCATTTCCAACACGTCTTCATCATCGTTCAGGTTCACGAGCCCTGCACTGACAACACCTACTACAG aATCGCTGTAACACGCTCTAAAGACATCCCATTATTTGGCCCCCTGTTCCCTAAGGGGGCCCGATTCCCTCGCTCGCTTGCCTTCAGAGACTTCCTCCTGGCGAAGGCAGTGAACGCTGAAAACGCTGCTGAGAAGTCTGAGAAGTTTCGCTCCATGGCCACGCGCACGCGGCAGGAATACCTGAAGGACCTGGCGGAAAACTATGTCACCACCACACCCATTGACTCCTCCACCAAGTTCCCCCTGCTTTCTCTGGGTGGCAAGCGCAAGGACAAGCTGAAGGGCGCTAAAGGAGCAGAGCTGCACAGCGCCGGGGCGCTGGTGTGGGCGGTGATGGTCAGCAACAGAGATGAGTCAGAGACAGCAGAGCTTAGGCTCCCCTGTCTGCTCGGGGTGTCAGCCGAGTCAGTGGTGCTCATTGAGAGGTACACACGCAGGGTGGTGTTTAACTGCTCATGTCGGGATGTCATTGGCTGGAAGGCAGTGATAGAGACTAAAGAGGGGGGGCCCTGCTTGGATATCTTCTATGAACGCGGGGACTCTGTGTCCATCGCTGCGATGGAGAGCCAGTCAGAGGACATCCGAGAGGTGGTGCAGAGGCTGGAG CTGGTTACGCGAGGCTGTGAGGCGCTGGAGGTCACCCCTCTGCGTGACGGCGTGGGCCAACCTGGCTTCCTGATGAACGAGGAGGGCTTTGTGACAGAGCTGCAGCGGTTCTGCTACGCCGAGAGCGGGGGCCTGCAGCTGTGGGCTCGTGTGGTGAGGCTGTGCGGACACTCGCTCGTTCACCTGAGCCCAGAGGAAAGGACGAGGCTCCTCCGCACTGCGCACAAGATCCACATCACTGTCATCCCACCCGACGAGAACGGCAAGCCTCGCAG AAGTTTCTCCGAGCTATATCAGAAAGCCATTAAGGACGCAGAGTGCAAGCCCGGTGAGGATCAGTCCGGAGAGGCCTGGGTGCTGGAcgagagggaagaagaggaggaggaggaggaggaagagcaggaggaggtgaatgAGGCCGAGCTGAAGATGAGCGGGGTTGATCAGCCGGACACAGTGGAGGTGCAGCTGGAGGCCGGAGAGGGCGAAGAGCTGTCGTATGATAAAGGCCAAAATCAGAAAGATCATGGCTCGGTCCTCCTCACGCCGCCCAGCTTACCCTTGTTACGAGCCACTTCTCTGCAGGACCAACCGGCCAATCAGACCCAGGAGGACAGCGCTCAGCAGATTACACGTAGCATCTCTCTGGAAAGACAGTCGTCCTTCGGTGATGCAAGTGACGG GCACGTGTACGACAACATTAGGGTGAAGGCGGAACGCCACATCTATGAGAACGTCGGAGAGCTGAGGGACACTACGCCTGATCTGATCCTGGCCGTCAAACCCAAGGCTGCCCTGGAGGACGAGCAG TTCATGGGGACTGAGTTTGACGATGACAAAGCTTCGGCGAGTGActcctctctctcatcttctcGGTTGTCATGTGACCGGGCAGAAAGAAATTCGCGAGCCCTAAGTCTTCATAACTCCATCACCAAGA TTCTCTCGGAGACCACAGACTCGACTGAGGAGGAGTGGCAGTCCATCGCTGACCTGGCCACGGCCTGCCGCAGCATCCTGGAGGCTTTGTCGCGAGAGG ACCGCAAAGCCGGAGACCCCTCCCAAGCTGGAGCTGACCAGACTGACGGCAAGCTGAGAGACTCGAAGGAGAG TGACTCTCCAGGCCACCTAGAAGAGAAGGTATCGCAGCTGGAGGCCAtgctgaagaagctgcaggatgACCTGCAAAAG AATACTGTATGTACTGAACTCGAAGGctgcttgacaaaaaaaaacaaaaacataacaaaaaacaaaataacaaactatTCTCAACACAAAGTCCAGTTGCATTTCCAGAGCTTTCAGCCACACCCCATGGCCTTAACTCGGTGGATGGAGTTGCTCAGTCTACAGACAAAAGGACTTTGTGTTTAG
- the zmp:0000001168 gene encoding signal-induced proliferation-associated 1-like protein 2 isoform X2 yields the protein MQSDDLFIRKFRRQNVRPPIAAVNFDHKREASVVEWPPRRDGDGAEADSLTPSRVGLNLRSVGRGHIMQRSNSDVTLGDLDSSGKAGGKAVRAVGEKVGAAQGDSGVLLHREYGSLSSLERQTQAQEPSAHDQGPMSPNALRFKDPFLLLGLHGDPPEPDGFFRGLSSSTGDSPKPAKPPKPEGLSKKSKPVAPQIPQPGPYDNLGGGAWVRNFAHYDVQSILFDLTEAATNRDSIGRKKNITSGASAASQLRPLSQSTPSSPAQGGGGNGGNADDPEQSLLDEGDGNDNELLLSCPHFRNETGGEEQVGLGRSQGRRGLWSSLRTPNDAVSVLEEPRESHVQQQGKSNYFIEHADLGAHYYRKYFYMKEHQNFFGMDDRLGPVAISFRREEKEASSGAQYNYRIIFRTTEMKTLRGSIMEESVPSAARHTTPRGLSPKRLLEFIMPELNLHCLRLASNSPKVRDTLLKLDEQGLNFQRKVGVMYCRAGQSSEEDMYNNESSGPAFEEFLDLLGERVRLKGWEKYRAQLDNRTDSTGTHSLYTRYQDYEIMFHVSTMLPYTANNTQQLLRKRHIGNDIVTIVFQEPGALPFTPKSIRSHFQHVFIIVQVHEPCTDNTYYRIAVTRSKDIPLFGPLFPKGARFPRSLAFRDFLLAKAVNAENAAEKSEKFRSMATRTRQEYLKDLAENYVTTTPIDSSTKFPLLSLGGKRKDKLKGAKGAELHSAGALVWAVMVSNRDESETAELRLPCLLGVSAESVVLIERYTRRVVFNCSCRDVIGWKAVIETKEGGPCLDIFYERGDSVSIAAMESQSEDIREVVQRLELVTRGCEALEVTPLRDGVGQPGFLMNEEGFVTELQRFCYAESGGLQLWARVVRLCGHSLVHLSPEERTRLLRTAHKIHITVIPPDENGKPRRSFSELYQKAIKDAECKPGEDQSGEAWVLDEREEEEEEEEEEQEEVNEAELKMSGVDQPDTVEVQLEAGEGEELSYDKGQNQKDHGSVLLTPPSLPLLRATSLQDQPANQTQEDSAQQITRSISLERQSSFGDASDGHVYDNIRVKAERHIYENVGELRDTTPDLILAVKPKAALEDEQFMGTEFDDDKASASDSSLSSSRLSCDRAERNSRALSLHNSITKILSETTDSTEEEWQSIADLATACRSILEALSREDRKAGDPSQAGADQTDGKLRDSKESDSPGHLEEKVSQLEAMLKKLQDDLQKNTEKEDKAVLQAEVQSLRQNNQRLQEESQSTVARLIKVTELLCNVNKPC from the exons ATGCAGTCAGATGACCTCTTCATACGGAAGTTTCGCCGTCAGAACGTGCGGCCCCCTATTGCCGCCGTCAACTTTGACCACAAAAGAGAAGCAAGTGTAGTGGAGTGGCCACCCAGGAGGGATGGTGATGGAGCGGAGGCAGACAGTCTCACCCCCAGCCGTGTGGGGCTGAACTTGCGGTCTGTGGGCCGGGGCCACATCATGCAAAGAAGTAACAGCGATGTAACCTTAGGAGACTTGGACTCCTCCGGGAAGGCAGGGGGGAAAGCAGTCCGTGCTGTTGGTGAGAAGGTGGGTGCAGCTCAGGGGGACTCAGGGGTGCTTCTACACAGGGAATATGGCAGCCTGTCGTCACTGGAGAGGCAGACTCAAGCCCAAGAACCGAGCGCACATGACCAGGGGCCCATGAGTCCGAATGCCCTCCGATTCAAAGATCCCTTCCTTCTTTTAGGACTGCACGGTGACCCCCCAGAGCCTGATGGGTTCTTCCGGGGTTTGTCCAGTTCCACAGGGGACTCTCCAAAACCTGCCAAGCCACCAAAACCTGAAGGTCTTAGTAAGAAGTCCAAACCTGTGGCCCCTCAGATCCCTCAACCAGGCCCTTATGACAACCTTGGGGGCGGAGCCTGGGTGAGGAACTTTGCCCACTATGATGTTCAGAGCATCCTGTTTGACCTCACCGAGGCTGCCACAAATAGAGACAGCATTGGACGGAAAAAGAACATCACCTCAGGGGCTTCAGCTGCCTCCCAGCTGCGCCCCCTCTCTCAGTCCACCCCTTCCTCACCTGCACAGGGTGGGGGAGGCAACGGGGGGAATGCAGATGACCCTGAGCAGTCACTGCTGGATGAAGGGGATGGCAATGATAACGAGCTCCTCCTCAGCTGTCCCCATTTCCGCAATGAGACAGGGGGAGAAGAGCAGGTGGGCTTGGGTCGATCCCAGGGCAGGAGGGGACTCTGGTCAAGCCTGCGAACTCCCAACGATGCAGTTTCGGTCCTAGAGGAGCCCAGAGAAAGCCACGTCCAACAGCAGGGCAAGAGCAACTACTTCATAGAGCATGCTGATCTGGGAGCCCATTACTATCGCAAATATTTCTACATGAAAG AACATCAGAATTTCTTTGGAATGGATGATCGACTTGGTCCAGTGGCCATCAGTTTCCGTCGGGAGGAGAAGGAAGCATCCAGCGGAGCTCAGTACAATTACAGAATCATCTTCCGCACCACAGAG ATGAAGACCCTGCGAGGCTCCATCATGGAGGAGTCGGTGCCCTCTGCTGCTCGTCACACAACGCCCAGGGGCTTGTCTCCCAAGAGGCTGCTTGAGTTCATCATGCCTGAACTGAACCTGCACTGCCTTCGCTTGGCCTCCAACTCCCCCAAGGTCAGGGACACCCTGCTCAAGCTGGATGAACAGGGG CTGAACTTCCAGAGAAAGGTTGGCGTGATGTACTGCCGGGCCGGGCAGAGCTCAGAGGAAGACATGTACAACAATGAGAGCTCAGGACCAGCATTTGAAGAGTTTCTGGATCTGCTCGGGGAGCGGGTGCGGCTGAAGGGCTGGGAGAAATACCGAGCTCAGCTGGACAACAGGA CGGACTCAACTGGAACGCACTCCCTCTACACGCGCTACCAGGACTATGAGATTATGTTTCATGTGTCCACTATGCTACCCTACACGGCTAACAAcacacagcag TTGCTGCGGAAGCGGCACATCGGTAACGACATAGTCACGATCGTGTTCCAGGAGCCAGGCGCTCTGCCCTTTACTCCAAAGTCCATCCGCTCCCATTTCCAACACGTCTTCATCATCGTTCAGGTTCACGAGCCCTGCACTGACAACACCTACTACAG aATCGCTGTAACACGCTCTAAAGACATCCCATTATTTGGCCCCCTGTTCCCTAAGGGGGCCCGATTCCCTCGCTCGCTTGCCTTCAGAGACTTCCTCCTGGCGAAGGCAGTGAACGCTGAAAACGCTGCTGAGAAGTCTGAGAAGTTTCGCTCCATGGCCACGCGCACGCGGCAGGAATACCTGAAGGACCTGGCGGAAAACTATGTCACCACCACACCCATTGACTCCTCCACCAAGTTCCCCCTGCTTTCTCTGGGTGGCAAGCGCAAGGACAAGCTGAAGGGCGCTAAAGGAGCAGAGCTGCACAGCGCCGGGGCGCTGGTGTGGGCGGTGATGGTCAGCAACAGAGATGAGTCAGAGACAGCAGAGCTTAGGCTCCCCTGTCTGCTCGGGGTGTCAGCCGAGTCAGTGGTGCTCATTGAGAGGTACACACGCAGGGTGGTGTTTAACTGCTCATGTCGGGATGTCATTGGCTGGAAGGCAGTGATAGAGACTAAAGAGGGGGGGCCCTGCTTGGATATCTTCTATGAACGCGGGGACTCTGTGTCCATCGCTGCGATGGAGAGCCAGTCAGAGGACATCCGAGAGGTGGTGCAGAGGCTGGAG CTGGTTACGCGAGGCTGTGAGGCGCTGGAGGTCACCCCTCTGCGTGACGGCGTGGGCCAACCTGGCTTCCTGATGAACGAGGAGGGCTTTGTGACAGAGCTGCAGCGGTTCTGCTACGCCGAGAGCGGGGGCCTGCAGCTGTGGGCTCGTGTGGTGAGGCTGTGCGGACACTCGCTCGTTCACCTGAGCCCAGAGGAAAGGACGAGGCTCCTCCGCACTGCGCACAAGATCCACATCACTGTCATCCCACCCGACGAGAACGGCAAGCCTCGCAG AAGTTTCTCCGAGCTATATCAGAAAGCCATTAAGGACGCAGAGTGCAAGCCCGGTGAGGATCAGTCCGGAGAGGCCTGGGTGCTGGAcgagagggaagaagaggaggaggaggaggaggaagagcaggaggaggtgaatgAGGCCGAGCTGAAGATGAGCGGGGTTGATCAGCCGGACACAGTGGAGGTGCAGCTGGAGGCCGGAGAGGGCGAAGAGCTGTCGTATGATAAAGGCCAAAATCAGAAAGATCATGGCTCGGTCCTCCTCACGCCGCCCAGCTTACCCTTGTTACGAGCCACTTCTCTGCAGGACCAACCGGCCAATCAGACCCAGGAGGACAGCGCTCAGCAGATTACACGTAGCATCTCTCTGGAAAGACAGTCGTCCTTCGGTGATGCAAGTGACGG GCACGTGTACGACAACATTAGGGTGAAGGCGGAACGCCACATCTATGAGAACGTCGGAGAGCTGAGGGACACTACGCCTGATCTGATCCTGGCCGTCAAACCCAAGGCTGCCCTGGAGGACGAGCAG TTCATGGGGACTGAGTTTGACGATGACAAAGCTTCGGCGAGTGActcctctctctcatcttctcGGTTGTCATGTGACCGGGCAGAAAGAAATTCGCGAGCCCTAAGTCTTCATAACTCCATCACCAAGA TTCTCTCGGAGACCACAGACTCGACTGAGGAGGAGTGGCAGTCCATCGCTGACCTGGCCACGGCCTGCCGCAGCATCCTGGAGGCTTTGTCGCGAGAGG ACCGCAAAGCCGGAGACCCCTCCCAAGCTGGAGCTGACCAGACTGACGGCAAGCTGAGAGACTCGAAGGAGAG TGACTCTCCAGGCCACCTAGAAGAGAAGGTATCGCAGCTGGAGGCCAtgctgaagaagctgcaggatgACCTGCAAAAG AATACT